In one Catenovulum adriaticum genomic region, the following are encoded:
- the mrdA gene encoding penicillin-binding protein 2, protein MLNWRRRVAIRDHLAEANLFARRAIVAIVVVIILIASLINNLYYLQVDKYQDYQTRADGNRIKVQPVAPNRGLIYDRFGRILAENSPFYSLDIVPEEVDDLDHLLAQIGELIELTDDSIEDFKKNVNQQRRKFKPVTLKSKLSEQDTAVLSVHQHKLEGAYIEARLKRHYPYKDLTTHALGYVAKINQRDADNLELEGKSANYEGTYDIGKLGVEKYYESILHGEVGYQEVEVNNRGRPIRTLSQQPPVPGQDLILNLDIDMQQLAKDSLGDRRGAIVVLDAKDNGILALYSNPSYDPNLFVHGISSKNYKALLDNKSRPLINRTTQGRYPPASTIKPHIGLLGLEEDLITTKTRVWDPGYYQIKGIAHKYRDWKTWGHGWVDIYRAIEESCDVYYYDLAIRLGMDKISDFMTQFGFGELTGVDIYEETSATMPSREWKYGRFRQPWYAGDTISIGIGQGYWTSTPLQLATGVSVLANEGQHFEPKLLKATQSLTGTLPVPAQDRPPVQMKDPDNWQIIKTAMQNVVEKNTGTGHRAFEDVHYHAAGKTGTAQVIGIAQDEKYDAEKIAEKYRDNALFVGFAPVADPDIVVAVVIENVGGGSKYAAPVARRMMDYYFENYQETQP, encoded by the coding sequence ATGCTAAATTGGCGCAGACGAGTTGCAATTAGAGATCATTTAGCCGAGGCAAATTTATTTGCTCGGCGTGCAATTGTTGCCATTGTGGTGGTTATTATCCTGATAGCCAGCTTGATTAATAATTTATATTATTTGCAAGTTGATAAGTACCAAGATTACCAAACTCGTGCAGATGGCAACCGTATTAAAGTTCAGCCAGTTGCGCCAAATCGAGGTTTAATATACGACAGGTTTGGTCGAATATTGGCGGAAAATTCTCCCTTTTATAGTTTAGATATTGTACCCGAAGAGGTAGATGATCTTGATCATTTACTGGCTCAAATTGGTGAGTTGATAGAATTAACGGATGATAGCATTGAAGATTTTAAAAAAAATGTAAATCAGCAACGCCGAAAATTTAAACCTGTTACGTTAAAATCTAAATTATCAGAGCAAGATACAGCGGTGCTTTCTGTCCACCAACATAAGTTAGAAGGCGCTTATATTGAAGCCAGACTAAAACGGCATTACCCCTATAAAGATCTCACAACGCATGCGCTTGGCTATGTTGCTAAAATTAATCAACGAGATGCCGACAATTTAGAGCTTGAAGGGAAAAGTGCCAATTATGAAGGCACCTACGACATCGGCAAACTGGGTGTTGAAAAATATTATGAGTCAATATTGCATGGTGAAGTTGGTTATCAAGAAGTTGAAGTTAATAACCGCGGCCGACCCATTCGTACTTTATCTCAGCAACCGCCAGTGCCAGGCCAAGATTTAATTCTAAATCTAGATATTGATATGCAGCAACTTGCTAAAGATTCGCTGGGTGATCGCCGAGGCGCTATTGTCGTGCTCGATGCAAAAGACAATGGCATTTTAGCTTTGTATAGTAACCCAAGCTATGACCCTAACTTATTTGTGCACGGTATTAGCAGCAAAAATTACAAAGCATTATTAGATAACAAAAGCCGCCCTTTAATTAACCGAACTACGCAAGGGCGTTACCCTCCAGCTTCAACCATTAAACCCCATATTGGTTTATTGGGTTTAGAAGAAGATTTAATTACCACTAAAACCAGAGTATGGGACCCAGGTTATTATCAAATTAAAGGTATAGCGCATAAATACCGTGACTGGAAAACGTGGGGTCATGGCTGGGTAGATATTTACCGTGCGATTGAAGAGTCTTGTGATGTTTATTATTACGATTTAGCCATACGTTTAGGCATGGATAAAATATCTGATTTTATGACTCAGTTTGGTTTTGGTGAATTAACGGGCGTTGATATTTATGAAGAAACTAGCGCGACTATGCCGTCACGTGAATGGAAATACGGCCGCTTCCGTCAGCCTTGGTATGCGGGTGATACCATATCAATTGGGATTGGTCAGGGTTATTGGACATCTACACCATTGCAATTAGCCACTGGGGTGAGTGTATTAGCAAACGAAGGCCAGCATTTTGAACCTAAATTATTAAAAGCTACGCAAAGTTTAACGGGCACTTTACCTGTACCCGCGCAAGATCGCCCGCCAGTTCAAATGAAAGACCCAGATAATTGGCAAATTATAAAAACAGCAATGCAAAACGTGGTGGAAAAAAATACAGGTACAGGTCACCGAGCATTTGAGGATGTTCATTACCATGCAGCCGGAAAAACTGGTACTGCTCAAGTGATTGGGATTGCGCAAGACGAAAAATATGACGCTGAAAAAATTGCAGAAAAGTATCGTGATAATGCGCTTTTTGTTGGTTTTGCACCGGTTGCCGACCCCGATATTGTTGTTGCTGTGGTTATTGAAAATGTAGGTGGGGGCAGTAAATATGCAGCCCCTGTTGCTAGAAGAATGATGGATTATTATTTTGAAAACTATCAGGAGACCCAACCGTGA
- the holA gene encoding DNA polymerase III subunit delta: MRVYFNQLETQLKQPLPNLILLFGDEPYQQQLALDKIRAECLAQQIDERLVFQADDKFNWQQIMDEALALSLFSSRKLIEVELPTAKPGRSGSAFLQEWAALADNEHTLLLWGGKLGAEQTKSKWFKTTEKTSWFIPVYDIERHNLPNWFNQQCQQHQVQLTPDALHLMCDLYEGNLLSGAQEVSRLSLIYPEQLIDIDQIKAVASDQSRFTVFQLADDLLKNNRQKVVQILTRLQGEDLEPVIVTWLLQREAETLALLAIAQANGQFDAECKKQRVWDNRKGAYRQALARLNLSMIEQILKAIGQFEVDYKSTGLKAPYIQLAHICALFSGDPVLFNFNQIMLENDLD, encoded by the coding sequence ATGCGTGTTTACTTTAATCAGCTAGAAACTCAGTTAAAACAGCCGTTGCCAAACTTAATTTTATTGTTTGGTGATGAGCCTTATCAGCAACAGTTAGCACTGGATAAAATCCGCGCTGAATGTTTGGCGCAGCAAATTGATGAGCGCTTAGTGTTTCAAGCTGATGATAAATTTAATTGGCAGCAAATAATGGACGAAGCTTTAGCTTTGTCGTTATTTTCGAGTCGAAAATTGATTGAAGTTGAACTTCCAACGGCTAAGCCTGGTCGCAGTGGTAGTGCGTTTTTACAAGAGTGGGCTGCACTGGCAGACAATGAACATACCTTGTTGCTTTGGGGTGGTAAACTTGGCGCAGAGCAAACTAAAAGTAAATGGTTTAAAACAACTGAAAAAACCAGTTGGTTTATTCCGGTTTACGATATTGAGCGTCACAATTTACCTAACTGGTTTAACCAGCAGTGTCAGCAGCATCAAGTTCAGCTTACCCCAGATGCCTTACATTTAATGTGTGATTTATATGAAGGCAATTTATTGAGCGGCGCTCAAGAAGTGAGCCGTTTATCCTTAATTTATCCTGAACAATTAATTGATATTGACCAAATTAAAGCGGTAGCCTCAGATCAATCTCGGTTTACTGTATTTCAATTAGCTGATGATTTACTAAAAAATAATCGGCAAAAAGTGGTACAAATTTTAACTCGATTACAAGGTGAAGATTTAGAGCCAGTTATTGTCACTTGGTTATTGCAACGCGAAGCTGAAACTTTAGCGCTGCTAGCTATTGCACAGGCCAACGGTCAATTCGATGCCGAATGTAAAAAACAACGAGTTTGGGACAACCGAAAAGGTGCTTACCGTCAAGCATTAGCTCGGCTCAATTTGTCTATGATTGAGCAAATTTTAAAAGCCATTGGTCAGTTTGAAGTGGACTATAAATCAACCGGATTAAAGGCGCCTTATATTCAATTAGCACATATTTGTGCTTTGTTCTCGGGCGACCCAGTGTTGTTTAATTTTAACCAAATAATGCTTGAAAATGACCTTGATTAA
- the rlmH gene encoding 23S rRNA (pseudouridine(1915)-N(3))-methyltransferase RlmH: MKLQLIAVGQKMPAWVEQGFSEYQKRFVRDFSLELIEIPAGKRGKNADVKRILEKEGELMLAAVGKGHRVVTLEVTGKAWTSPQLAQQMQNWQLDGRDVSLLVGGPEGLSPACIAASEQKWSLSALTLPHPMVRIIIAESLYRGWSINQNHPYHRE, from the coding sequence ATGAAGCTTCAGCTGATAGCCGTTGGACAAAAAATGCCGGCTTGGGTTGAGCAGGGATTTAGCGAATATCAAAAGCGATTTGTGCGCGACTTTTCGTTAGAACTCATAGAAATACCTGCGGGTAAACGTGGCAAGAATGCAGACGTAAAACGGATTTTAGAAAAAGAAGGCGAACTCATGTTAGCCGCGGTAGGGAAGGGTCATAGAGTTGTGACCTTAGAGGTGACAGGCAAAGCTTGGACCTCTCCTCAATTAGCTCAGCAAATGCAAAATTGGCAACTTGATGGTAGAGATGTCAGTTTATTGGTAGGTGGCCCTGAAGGTTTATCGCCTGCTTGCATTGCCGCTTCAGAGCAAAAATGGTCTTTATCGGCCCTAACTTTGCCACATCCAATGGTTCGCATTATTATTGCTGAGAGTTTGTATCGTGGCTGGAGTATTAATCAAAACCATCCCTATCATAGAGAATAA
- the rsfS gene encoding ribosome silencing factor, which translates to MQSEEMKQFITEKADDMKARDIIELDLIEKSNFTDTMIVCSGNSKQHVRSIAQYVATEAKNAGHQPMGIEGEDVGEWALVDFGAVVLHVMTDEQREHYQIEKLWQV; encoded by the coding sequence TTGCAAAGCGAAGAAATGAAACAATTTATTACTGAAAAAGCAGATGATATGAAAGCTCGAGACATTATAGAGCTAGATTTAATCGAAAAATCAAACTTTACCGACACTATGATAGTTTGCTCTGGCAACTCTAAACAGCATGTTCGTTCAATTGCACAGTATGTCGCAACAGAAGCTAAAAATGCTGGACACCAACCAATGGGGATTGAAGGTGAAGACGTAGGAGAGTGGGCATTGGTCGATTTTGGAGCCGTTGTATTGCACGTGATGACAGATGAGCAACGTGAACATTATCAAATAGAAAAGCTCTGGCAGGTATGA
- a CDS encoding serine hydrolase: MKFFKSILSIASTCLLLVHFQASAITPTPPSVSAKGHILIDYNTGYVISEGNADMQLNPASLTKMMTSYVIGLEIKSGNIKPTDMVTISENAWAKNFPESSKMFIEVGKQIPVEDLNRGIIVQSGNDACVAMAEHIAGTESAFASLMNAHAEKLGMNASHFENSHGLTASDHYTTPRDMSKLAVALIRDVPDEYAVYSEKSFTFNGIKQYNRNSLLWDKSLNVDGIKTGHTEAAGYSLITSATKGNMRLVSVVMGTESERARKEENKKLLNYGFRFFETITPYEAGSKFADQPIWMGAKDTVKLGIAQATQITIARGQRKNLEANIQLDQELIAPLKKGTVVGQLFLTVEGKDIAKYPLVALESIEEGGMVTKAIDYIKMQLK; this comes from the coding sequence ATGAAATTTTTTAAAAGCATACTCTCCATTGCCTCGACCTGTTTACTTTTGGTTCACTTCCAAGCTTCAGCAATTACCCCAACGCCACCTAGTGTGAGCGCGAAGGGCCATATTTTAATTGATTACAATACGGGTTATGTTATTTCTGAAGGTAATGCAGACATGCAACTTAATCCCGCCTCATTAACCAAAATGATGACGAGTTATGTTATTGGTTTGGAAATTAAATCAGGCAATATTAAGCCCACCGATATGGTTACAATAAGTGAAAATGCTTGGGCTAAAAACTTTCCTGAATCATCAAAAATGTTTATTGAGGTTGGCAAGCAAATCCCGGTTGAAGATTTAAACCGAGGTATTATTGTACAATCTGGCAATGATGCTTGTGTGGCAATGGCTGAGCATATAGCTGGTACAGAAAGTGCCTTTGCTTCGTTAATGAATGCGCATGCCGAAAAATTAGGGATGAATGCATCGCACTTTGAAAATAGCCATGGACTAACCGCATCGGATCACTATACCACCCCGCGTGACATGTCTAAATTAGCTGTAGCTTTAATTCGGGATGTGCCAGATGAATATGCGGTTTATAGTGAAAAATCTTTTACCTTTAATGGTATTAAGCAATATAACCGTAATAGTTTATTATGGGATAAAAGCTTAAACGTAGATGGAATTAAAACTGGGCATACAGAGGCGGCCGGGTATAGCTTAATTACTTCAGCGACCAAAGGTAACATGCGTTTAGTTTCTGTGGTGATGGGGACGGAATCTGAGCGAGCTCGTAAAGAAGAAAACAAAAAACTATTAAATTATGGTTTTCGCTTTTTTGAAACGATTACACCATACGAAGCGGGTAGTAAATTTGCCGACCAACCAATTTGGATGGGCGCTAAAGACACAGTTAAATTAGGCATTGCACAAGCAACTCAAATTACGATAGCTCGTGGTCAGCGTAAAAATTTAGAAGCTAATATTCAGCTTGATCAAGAATTAATCGCGCCATTGAAAAAAGGTACCGTGGTAGGTCAATTGTTTTTAACCGTAGAAGGTAAAGACATTGCTAAATACCCATTGGTTGCATTAGAAAGCATTGAAGAAGGTGGTATGGTAACTAAAGCTATCGATTATATTAAAATGCAGCTTAAATAG
- the lptE gene encoding LPS assembly lipoprotein LptE, with protein MNKLVSKRLATQLALLSLVATFLSACGFQLRGSYAVPPHMQFICLDDGGQYSLGKALKSRLQHSNVSIISDKATCVLLTVVDADIERRVLSLFPNAQVAEYELNYSVDYTIQYAGEAESRLFTTKIARDYQDDPEAVLAKSKEMKILLSELRRHAAEQIVLQLASLDNR; from the coding sequence ATGAATAAGCTCGTATCAAAACGTTTAGCAACTCAGTTGGCTTTGCTTAGCTTGGTTGCTACGTTTTTGTCTGCCTGTGGTTTTCAGCTTAGAGGCAGTTACGCTGTGCCACCTCATATGCAATTTATTTGCTTAGATGATGGCGGGCAGTATAGTTTAGGTAAAGCGTTAAAATCACGCTTGCAGCATAGTAATGTTAGTATTATTTCAGACAAAGCGACCTGTGTGTTGTTAACTGTGGTTGATGCCGATATTGAGCGCAGAGTTTTATCATTATTTCCTAATGCACAGGTGGCTGAGTATGAATTAAATTACTCGGTAGATTATACCATTCAATACGCAGGAGAAGCTGAATCTCGGTTGTTTACCACTAAAATAGCGCGCGATTATCAAGACGATCCAGAAGCCGTATTAGCTAAATCAAAAGAAATGAAAATATTACTATCTGAACTGCGTCGACATGCCGCAGAGCAAATTGTATTGCAGCTAGCCTCATTGGATAATCGCTAA
- a CDS encoding septal ring lytic transglycosylase RlpA family protein produces MANFFSKFVTLFSNGHWLICVLCLFGLVACGSTPKNRNDGRYHISQDIAPDRLPQAHEMIDPTPIHEPPSRGGNKDYQVLGKHYKVIKNAEGFSEHGIASWYGKKFHGHLTSNGETYNMFEMSAAHKTLPLPTYVKVTNLTNQKQAVVRVNDRGPFHQGRIIDLSYAAAYKLGVTKTGTAQVKIEVLHSAPGFYIEVEKGQQQTELNDKSAAIAALFQIPTKIVKKNETFRLIAGPITEQKQAKALVADLMRSGYPSAKMYLPTKANYEVN; encoded by the coding sequence ATGGCTAATTTTTTTAGTAAATTTGTAACCTTATTTTCAAATGGTCATTGGTTGATTTGTGTATTATGCCTGTTTGGGCTGGTCGCCTGTGGGAGTACACCTAAAAATAGAAATGATGGTCGGTATCATATTTCACAAGATATTGCGCCAGATCGCTTACCTCAAGCGCATGAAATGATAGACCCAACACCAATCCATGAGCCGCCTAGTCGCGGTGGTAATAAAGACTACCAAGTACTAGGCAAACATTATAAAGTGATTAAAAATGCAGAAGGCTTTAGCGAGCATGGGATTGCGTCTTGGTATGGTAAAAAATTTCATGGCCATTTAACCTCAAACGGCGAAACCTATAATATGTTTGAGATGAGTGCGGCACATAAAACCTTACCACTACCTACTTATGTGAAAGTTACTAACTTAACTAACCAAAAGCAAGCAGTGGTGCGCGTAAACGATAGAGGCCCATTTCATCAAGGGCGGATTATTGATTTATCATACGCCGCAGCTTATAAGTTAGGCGTGACAAAAACAGGCACAGCTCAGGTTAAAATAGAAGTGTTGCACTCAGCTCCTGGTTTTTATATTGAAGTTGAAAAAGGGCAACAACAAACAGAGTTAAATGATAAATCAGCAGCTATTGCCGCGTTATTTCAAATTCCCACAAAAATTGTCAAAAAAAATGAAACTTTTCGTTTAATTGCAGGGCCAATAACTGAGCAAAAGCAAGCGAAAGCATTGGTCGCAGACTTAATGAGGTCAGGTTACCCCAGCGCTAAAATGTATTTGCCTACAAAAGCTAATTACGAAGTTAATTAA
- the rodA gene encoding rod shape-determining protein RodA: protein MSAQVGGKINIWQKIHIDRPLLAGLLALCTVGLFIIYSASGQDFDLIVRQLTRIALSLGVMFTVAQIPPAVYQRWAAPLFIAGCALLVGVLVFGVIGKGARRWIDIGVTRIQPSELMKLAVPIMVAWFIARKPLPPKISYSVYGLILIMIPTLLIAKQPDLGTSLLIAASGLFVLFMAGLSWRLIGGFAVLVSALAPVVWFFYMHDYQKNRVLTFLNPETDPLGAGYHIIQSKIAIGSGGLWGKGWLQGTQSQLEFLPERHTDFIFAVFSEEFGLFGILALLTLYLYVVLRGMIISVRAQDAFSKLLAGSITLTFFVYVFVNMGMVSGILPVVGVPLPLVSYGGTSMLTLMAGFGILMSISTQRKVFNG from the coding sequence GTGAGCGCTCAAGTTGGTGGCAAAATTAATATCTGGCAAAAAATTCATATTGACCGACCTTTACTGGCGGGATTACTAGCCTTATGCACCGTTGGCTTGTTTATTATTTATAGCGCCTCGGGCCAAGACTTTGATTTAATTGTCAGACAGTTAACTCGTATCGCGCTTTCGCTGGGTGTTATGTTTACTGTAGCCCAAATACCGCCAGCGGTTTATCAAAGGTGGGCAGCGCCATTATTTATTGCTGGCTGCGCTTTGCTAGTCGGTGTGTTAGTTTTTGGCGTAATCGGTAAAGGCGCTAGACGTTGGATTGATATTGGTGTGACTCGAATTCAGCCTTCGGAATTAATGAAACTTGCTGTGCCTATTATGGTTGCTTGGTTTATTGCGCGAAAACCGCTGCCGCCTAAAATTAGCTATTCGGTTTATGGCTTAATACTTATTATGATCCCAACTTTATTAATTGCAAAACAACCGGACTTAGGCACCTCGTTACTAATTGCCGCCTCAGGCTTGTTTGTTTTATTTATGGCTGGTTTAAGTTGGCGTTTAATAGGTGGTTTTGCTGTGTTGGTATCGGCATTGGCACCTGTGGTTTGGTTCTTTTATATGCACGATTATCAAAAAAACAGAGTATTAACTTTTTTAAATCCCGAAACCGACCCATTAGGCGCTGGTTATCATATTATTCAATCTAAAATCGCAATAGGCTCCGGCGGTTTATGGGGGAAAGGTTGGTTACAAGGCACACAATCGCAACTTGAATTTTTGCCTGAACGACATACCGATTTTATTTTTGCTGTTTTTTCAGAGGAGTTTGGCCTATTTGGAATATTAGCCTTATTGACCCTTTATTTATATGTGGTTTTACGTGGCATGATTATTTCAGTTCGAGCGCAAGATGCCTTTAGCAAATTATTAGCTGGCAGTATTACTCTAACTTTTTTTGTTTATGTGTTTGTTAATATGGGCATGGTATCAGGTATTTTACCTGTTGTAGGTGTGCCTTTACCTCTAGTAAGTTATGGTGGTACTTCTATGCTTACTTTGATGGCAGGTTTTGGTATTTTAATGTCGATTAGTACACAGCGAAAGGTATTTAATGGCTAA
- the nadD gene encoding nicotinate-nucleotide adenylyltransferase translates to MTLINSEQPLPIAIYFGGTFNPIHHGHLQVALEVSETLNADSVHLLPNYLPPHKASPDVSAQQRAKMCELACLLDPKFKLDSRELNSAEPSYTIATLKQLKAEHPNRALCFMIGMDSLQTLDTWRNWRQLTKYCHLVVAARGGYPAQFNENVRQLLASNQTFNPQDLQTKQSGCIYLVETSELMISASQIRQRYQKQQNCRCLLPDKVNDYIIQHHLYTHVDRA, encoded by the coding sequence ATGACCTTGATTAACTCTGAACAACCTTTACCAATTGCCATTTATTTTGGTGGTACTTTTAATCCTATCCATCATGGACACTTGCAAGTTGCGTTAGAAGTGAGTGAAACTTTAAATGCGGATTCTGTGCATTTATTGCCTAACTATTTACCCCCGCATAAAGCATCGCCTGACGTATCGGCTCAGCAAAGAGCGAAAATGTGTGAATTAGCGTGCTTGTTAGATCCAAAATTTAAATTGGATAGCCGCGAGTTAAATTCAGCTGAGCCTTCGTATACCATAGCGACATTAAAGCAACTTAAAGCTGAGCACCCTAATCGCGCTCTTTGCTTTATGATTGGAATGGACTCACTACAAACATTAGACACTTGGCGAAATTGGCGCCAACTGACTAAATATTGTCATTTAGTTGTTGCAGCACGTGGTGGGTATCCGGCACAGTTTAATGAAAATGTGCGCCAGCTATTAGCCTCAAATCAAACATTTAATCCGCAAGATTTACAAACAAAACAATCCGGTTGTATTTATTTAGTTGAAACCAGTGAGCTGATGATTTCAGCGAGTCAAATCCGCCAGCGATACCAAAAGCAACAAAATTGCCGGTGTTTGCTGCCGGATAAGGTAAATGACTATATAATACAACATCATCTTTATACTCATGTTGACCGAGCGTAA
- the leuS gene encoding leucine--tRNA ligase: MQEQYNPQEIEAKVQQYWQEEKVFEVKADDSKEKFYCLSMFPYPSGKLHMGHVRNYTIGDVVSRYQRMLGKNVMQPMGWDSFGLPAENAAINNNTAPAKWTYSNIDYMKHQLKQLGFGYDWSRELATCTPEYYRWEQWLFTKLYEKGLVYKKMSTVNWDPIDQTVLANEQVIDGRGWRSGALVEQKEIPQWFIKITDYAQELLDDLDTLDEWPEQVKAMQRNWIGRSEGIEIDFEIPATEQNKQEQFTVYTTRPDTLMGVTYVALAAQHPLCIAAAVNNPELSDFIQSCKNAKTAEADLATMEKLGIDTGLRAKHPITGEEVQVWAANFVLMDYGTGAVMSVPAHDQRDFEFAQKYSLPIKQVIQPATGSDLDVDLTKAAFTEKGELVNSAEFDGLEFDAAFKAIAEKLESLGKGKVTVNFRLRDWGVSRQRYWGAPIPMMNLENGEAVPVPEDQLPVILPEDVTMNGVTSPIKADPEWAKTEYNGQPAYRETDTFDTFMESSWYYARYCSPQSDDTMLDPTEANYWLPVDQYIGGIEHAILHLLYSRFFHKLLRDVGLVKSNEPFDRLLCQGMVLAETFYREDESGAKTWFSPADVDAQYDEKGRMTKAIYKKDELPVQSAGMGKMSKSKNNGIDPQTVIEQYGADTVRLFMMFTAPPEQTLEWVDSGVEGANRFLRKLWRVVNEHLSADELTELDLSQLTGEQKTLRRELHKTIKKVTDDIGRRQTFNTAIAAIMEFMNKLAKFKAKTAQDNALVREALNSIVLLLTPITPHICHQLWQELGNEGAIETSPWPQVDESALVEDEKLIVVQVNGKLRAKFSVPADASKEDVEAKAMTDEDVTRFIDGKTVRKVIYVPGKLLNIVAN; this comes from the coding sequence ATGCAAGAACAATATAACCCGCAAGAAATAGAAGCAAAAGTCCAACAATATTGGCAAGAAGAAAAAGTATTTGAAGTTAAAGCAGATGACTCAAAAGAAAAGTTTTATTGCTTATCAATGTTCCCATATCCAAGTGGTAAATTACACATGGGGCATGTGCGTAACTATACGATTGGTGATGTTGTTAGCCGCTATCAACGAATGCTTGGTAAAAATGTAATGCAGCCAATGGGCTGGGATTCATTTGGTTTACCTGCCGAAAATGCGGCTATTAATAACAATACAGCGCCGGCAAAATGGACTTATTCTAATATTGATTATATGAAGCACCAACTAAAGCAATTAGGCTTTGGATATGATTGGTCGCGAGAGCTTGCCACTTGTACACCTGAATATTATCGGTGGGAGCAATGGTTATTCACTAAATTGTATGAAAAAGGCTTAGTGTATAAAAAAATGTCGACGGTTAATTGGGATCCTATTGATCAAACCGTTTTAGCGAATGAACAGGTGATAGATGGTCGAGGTTGGCGTTCGGGTGCTTTAGTTGAGCAAAAAGAAATTCCGCAGTGGTTTATTAAAATTACCGACTACGCCCAAGAGTTGTTAGACGACTTAGATACCTTAGATGAATGGCCTGAACAAGTTAAAGCGATGCAACGCAACTGGATTGGCCGTTCAGAAGGGATTGAGATAGATTTTGAAATTCCAGCAACAGAGCAAAATAAACAAGAGCAATTTACGGTTTATACCACGCGCCCGGATACCTTAATGGGCGTGACTTATGTTGCCTTGGCTGCGCAGCATCCACTATGTATTGCTGCCGCTGTTAATAACCCTGAATTATCGGATTTTATTCAAAGCTGTAAAAATGCGAAAACAGCTGAAGCAGATTTAGCCACCATGGAAAAATTGGGGATAGATACAGGCTTACGTGCAAAACATCCAATTACAGGTGAAGAAGTTCAAGTGTGGGCTGCTAACTTTGTATTGATGGATTATGGCACGGGCGCTGTTATGTCGGTTCCTGCCCATGATCAGCGAGATTTTGAATTTGCACAAAAATATAGCTTACCTATTAAGCAAGTGATTCAACCGGCAACAGGCTCGGATCTCGACGTTGATTTAACAAAAGCTGCTTTTACCGAAAAAGGCGAGCTGGTTAATTCGGCTGAATTTGACGGATTGGAATTTGATGCAGCCTTTAAAGCGATTGCTGAAAAGCTCGAAAGCTTAGGCAAAGGTAAAGTTACCGTGAACTTCCGATTACGCGACTGGGGTGTGTCTCGTCAGCGTTATTGGGGCGCGCCAATTCCTATGATGAACCTTGAAAATGGTGAAGCTGTACCTGTACCAGAAGATCAATTACCCGTTATTTTACCTGAAGATGTAACCATGAACGGCGTTACGTCGCCTATTAAAGCCGATCCTGAATGGGCCAAAACAGAATATAACGGCCAACCTGCTTACAGAGAAACCGATACCTTTGATACCTTTATGGAATCAAGTTGGTATTACGCTCGTTATTGTTCACCGCAATCAGACGATACTATGTTAGACCCAACAGAGGCTAATTATTGGTTACCTGTAGATCAATATATAGGTGGTATCGAACATGCGATTTTACATTTGTTGTACTCACGTTTTTTTCATAAATTATTACGTGATGTTGGTTTAGTTAAATCAAACGAACCATTCGATCGCTTATTATGCCAAGGTATGGTGTTGGCCGAAACTTTTTATCGTGAAGATGAGTCAGGCGCTAAAACTTGGTTTTCACCAGCCGATGTTGATGCGCAGTACGATGAAAAAGGTCGGATGACCAAAGCGATATACAAAAAAGATGAATTACCGGTACAAAGTGCAGGTATGGGTAAAATGTCAAAATCTAAAAATAACGGTATTGATCCGCAAACTGTAATTGAGCAGTATGGCGCAGATACCGTCCGTTTATTTATGATGTTTACCGCACCACCAGAGCAAACGCTTGAATGGGTAGATTCAGGGGTTGAAGGCGCAAATCGCTTTTTACGTAAATTATGGCGAGTGGTAAATGAACACCTTAGTGCAGATGAGCTAACTGAATTAGATTTAAGTCAATTGACAGGCGAGCAAAAAACATTGCGCCGCGAGCTGCATAAAACCATTAAAAAAGTGACTGACGATATTGGTCGTCGTCAAACTTTTAATACGGCCATTGCAGCTATTATGGAGTTTATGAATAAACTCGCTAAGTTTAAAGCGAAAACAGCGCAAGATAATGCGCTTGTTCGTGAAGCATTAAATAGCATTGTATTGCTATTAACCCCAATTACGCCGCATATTTGTCATCAATTATGGCAAGAGCTAGGTAATGAAGGCGCAATTGAAACCTCACCTTGGCCTCAAGTTGATGAGTCTGCATTAGTCGAAGATGAAAAATTAATTGTGGTTCAAGTAAACGGTAAATTGCGCGCAAAATTTAGTGTACCGGCTGATGCCTCAAAAGAAGACGTAGAAGCAAAAGCCATGACTGACGAAGATGTGACTCGTTTTATCGACGGTAAAACAGTGCGTAAAGTCATTTATGTGCCGGGTAAACTGCTTAACATTGTTGCTAACTAA